The Dyadobacter sandarakinus DNA window TTTTCAGTCCCGCAGGCAGTGCCACGTTCAGCACTTCTCCGATATTGCAGAGATAGTAATCCGCGACCCAGTAGAAGAGGTCAAGCTGCCGGGCCGTAACGATGGGCTCATCGTCGAGCAGTTCCAGAATATATTTTGCCTGGTATTTGACGGGCGGGTTGCTGTGGATCTGGGCTACTACGGCCGTAATTACCCTTTTTTGTCCAAACTGAACAATGACCCGTGCGCCTACTTTGATCATGCTGCTCATTTCCCGCGGAACCCTGTAAGTAAACAGCGAAGGTATGGGTACCGGCAAAATCAGATCGGCAAAGAGCGTGGTTTCTTCCTCGAAGAGGGAAGTTGAAGATAACATTAAGTTGAAGGCTGAAAAAACGGCAAAAGTAATCCCTGATCAATTTTTCTTACCTCAAAGAACACACTGTGTAAATGGTCAAAATCGGAATCAGTGGTAACGAGCTGCAAGCCAAGTAAGGCTGACAGGGAAGCAATCCAAAGGTCATTTTTCCCCATGTTCCTTGGCGTCAGAAATCCATAGTCTTTAAAATCAGGATTTCTCAACTGGGAAAAAGCATCTATTTCGGTGTAAATGTTTATGCATAGCCTGCTAATATCTATGATATTGATCTGATCCAGAATATTTTCGAGCAGGTTCATGCGGCCGGTACCACATTTGTTTTGTAAGGCCAGCGATTTTATTTCTCCTTCACAAACAACTGAACTATAAATCGGATAGTCTTTGGGATTCAGAAAGTTTATTAATCCCGCATAATCCACAGCTCTGACAATGCTCAGGATGATATTGGTGTCAAAAAGAACATTCATTATTTTGTTTGATCAAGCTGATGCATTAATGCATCCCACTCAGCGGATGAAAATGGCTCAGTAGAGGGGTTATTTTGCAGTGCATTGATCATGCTTGCATTATTCTTACCAGTCTTTTTACCAAAGACCATAGCTCCGCCAGCTAAAAGAACTTCCTCTGGAGCGTGCGTAAAATCAGGATTTAAGTTCTCAGATTTACTATTGTATGTTGGGGTTTTTAGCTTCATGATCAGACTTGCTTATAATCAAATATATAAATTTTAGAGCTAAAAACAGCCGGATCAGCTTTGCAGTATCTCACACACATCCAGCTCCGGCGCGTTATCCCAGTCGATCATCGCATTGAACAGTTTGATGCGGCTGTATTGCCCTATGTCTGCTTCCCGGATTATCGCTTCCCGGATCATACCACGATTGAGCAGGGCAGCTCTCTGGGTACCGGGCAGCAGGGGTGTGGAAGGCGTTAGCCATGTATTCCCGTCGTAAAAGGCCACATTGCAATACAGTGAATCGGTAACTAGGCCATTTTTGATGATTAAAATTTCATCTGCATTGCGGCGGGCTGAAAAAAGTGCATTTAGCTCCATGCGGTCATCATATTTATAACGATAATCGATCGTGTCACTATACATCCGCCTGATTTGCCTGATCTGCCTGAAAGTATAGGTTTCCCACCGGACATCATCAATTTCTTTTCCATAGGCAATGCGGCATTTATGCAATGTATGGTCCACTGTATCGGGAATGCTTACAAGCTCCGCAAGGTTCCACATATCATGGTACCCCCATAACTCACGCCGCGTCCGGTTGAGGCGGGCTTCATGGTAGGGGAGGTTTCTGAACTGCCGGTTTTCGATACAGATGGTCTCAATGCACAGGGTGTGGGGCATGACGAAATGGTAAGTAAACTTTGTCTATCATTTCCTGGTATTCGTCGGCAGCTTTGCTAAGGGCAGTAATGCCGCCTCCGCTTTTAAAAACCAGCTTTTCACTTTCTTTTTCAATAAAACGGATCATCACGGCACTTTCAAAGTTTTCCCCGTCAAAATACCCCATCACTCCGGTGTAATAACCGCGCTCGTACCCTTCGGCTTCCCTGATGATGCGCATGGTACTGGGCTTTGGTGCTCCGGTGATGGAGCCGGCAGGCAGTAGTCTGAGCAGCAAATCGCCGAAATTCCTTTCAAAATCATCCGGCAGTGCACCCGCAATTTTAGAGCTAACCTGTAACAATGTCTTTTCAGACGTATTCAGCTGGTCAATGTAACGGTAACGTTCTACCCACACCTTTTGCGCCACCATGCTCAGGTCGTTTCGAATCAGGTCCACAATAGTCGCATGCTCGGCAGCTTCCTTGAAATCGTTTAGGATCACCTGTGCGGCATCAGGAATGGCGGCATCAATCGTTCCTTTCATCGGGAATGCAGAGATGCGGCTTCCCGTGATTTTGATAAAGATTTCGGGAGAAAAACAAACAAACTGATCGCGGTACCACATGCGGTAAGGCGCATCGCTGTAGTCGTAAATTTCTGAAAGTGTCAGATTGGTTTCAATATGCGTCGGCTGCGAAAGGTTGACGAGGAAAGAGTCACCCGCTTTAAGCCGTGCTTTGACCTGGTTGAATTTGGGTAGATAATCGTCCAGGCTTTGCGGCTTCTTGTGAAAATAAAAGCTGCCAGGAGGCTCAGCAGGCATTTTCACTGCATCATTGCTGAATCCGTTCAGATCAAAACGAACCATTGCAGCATCCGCATCGGCTACCTGCCATGCCAGCGGTTTTTCAGCCAGATAGTCAATCAGAAACACAAAAGGAATTCGTCTCCTGCCCCATTCATTAAGGTTTTGCCTGAAAATATCTTTGGAGCTCGTCAAGTTTGCTAAATGGCTGTGCGGTGAATTCGTGCAACGCTGAGCTAATTTACAAAGTTCAGAAACCAATATCTAAATTGGAGGGTTAAAATGGAGGGATAAGAACCGGTCATTTCCGGTTCGTTTTGCGTGATTATTCTTTCGAAAAATGCATATATACGATGTTATTGTGATCGGTGGCGGTCCGTGCGGGCTGGCCATGGGTGTGGAGCTGGCAAAGAGCGGCCTCGACTACCTCATTCTCGAAAAAGGCAACCTGACAGAGTCTATCCGGCGCTACCCGAGGCGCATGCGTTTTTTTTCAACGGCTGAAAACATCGAAATCGGAGGTATTCCCTTTGCTATTTCGGAAGTGAAAGCCAACCGGAACGAAGCCTTGCAATATTACCGTAAAGTAGCAGGCTACTATCATCTGAATTTCAAGCTCTTTGTTGATGTAGACCGGGCTGAAAAGCAGTCCGACGGTACTTTCCACGTGTACACTCATGACGGTCAGACGTTCCATTCCAGGAATGTGGTACTGGCAACGGGCTATTTCGATGTACCAAGAATGCTGAATGTGCCCGGTGAAAACCTGCCGCACGTTTCACATTACTATGATGAGCCGTTCAAATATTCATATACCAATGTAGTGCTGGTAGGAGGGTCCAACTCCTCGGTAGAGGCTGCGCTGGAATTGTATCGCCACGATGCACACGTCACCATTGTGCACAAAGAGGCGGATTTCAGGACTAAGGTCAAGTACTGGCTGGTGCCTGATGTTAAAAACCGCGTGAAGGAAGGTAAAATCCATACGCGCTTCAACAGCATCACAAAGGCCATCGAGCCTGGGCGTATGCTGATCGAAAACATTGAAACCGGCGAAACCGAGTGGCTTCCGGCTGATTTTGTGTTCCTGCTCGTAGGCTACCTTCCCGACGAACATTTGCTTGCGCGATGCGGGGTTACGCTGGATCCTGTCACGAAGGTTCCGGTATTCAATCCTGAACATTACGAAACCAATGTACCCGGGCTCTACCTGTGTGGTACCGTGATGGCGGGCGTTTTTACGGAAAAAGTTTTCATTGAAAACGGCCGGGAGCATGCCGCAGCCATTGCCGATCACCTGAGCGGAAGGGAAGTCAGGAAAGTAAAGGAGCTGATTGATCGTATCTGATCTTTCAAAAAGCTTATTCAGGAAAAAGCAAAGGAAAGATGTTTACCATAAACACAGCATTCCGGCTGTTACCGGCTATTCATCAACAATAACCAGCTTTCTCTTGCCTTTTTTGGTAGATATCTTTTCAATCTTCCCGATTAAGCCGTTTGCGCCGACTGCGTAGCCCACGTTTCCTGCAAAGCTTACGGCATGAAAGCCTTCCTTACCCAGCACATGCCACGACTTGCCCCGGTCGAGCGAGTAGCTGCTGCCGGAAGGACCGGTAGCGACCAGCGTATAGTTATCTGCCCGGATCTGCGTGTCCCCGTTCCAGGTTGCATTGGTTTTATGATAAATACCCACTGCCTCTTTCAGGCCTGCCGGGCGCGTCATACCTGAAAGTTTCCATGTAATTCCCCCATCTGTGGTGAGCAGTACATTTTGTGCAGAATCCGTAGTCCTCTTGTAATCTCCACCCACAGCAATACCATTTTTTCTGGACCAAAAATGCAATCCAAAGATACCGCTCGTAGAGCCGGCAGGTAGTGGGGTAGCGGACACCTGCCAGGTTCGCCCATAATCTTCCGACCTGAAAACCCTGGCAAACCTGCTTCCGCCAGTACCAATGTAAACCACGCCCTTGCCGGTGGCAAAGATGGACGTACCGCTGGCTGCAAAGCAAGCCTCGCCCGGTTCCGCCTGGGGACGTGCTTCCTGCGGCAGCTCCTGCCAGGTTTTTCCACCATCCTCCGTAGTCAGGATCAGCAGCCTGCCATCCACCGGGTCACCCAGGCAAATACCCCTGTTTTTATCCCAGAAATCGATTCCATCCAGAAAAACCCCAGCTTGTGTAGACCGGTACACAAGCGACCAGGTGCTTCCTCCGTCTTCGGTACGGTAAATTCTTGCCTTGTCTTTGTCGGATTCTCCTGCGCTCATGGCAACCGCTACGTCCTTATCGAACGCGTGCACATCCCGGAAATCCAGCGAGTCGGCATCCGGTAGCCTGAACGTCCTCCATGATCGTCCGCTGTCTGCCGTTTTCAAAACAGTTCCTTTTGTACCGCCTATCCAGCAGGTATTGGACGATACTGCATGTACCGCGCGCATGTGAATGCCCGTTTTAATATCCAGGATTTTCCATTGGGCTGAGGCAAAAAACGGAGCAATGCAGATCAGGAAAGATGTTACGATGCTGAGAAAACGGGGAGATTTCATCCGGTGTAAGCCGATGTTTGATGGCACGGTTATTTTACCTGTGGAGTTTATCTGATGATTATTAACACAAAATAGGAAATTCGTATGAACAAGGACGAGAAATTTTTGATCGGCGCTGTGGGCGCATTACTGACAGGGCTTGCAATAGGCCTGCTTGTTGCTCCTAAAAATGGAAAAGAAACCCGTAAGCTGCTTAAAGACAAAGCAGGTGACCTGGGTGGTACAGCCAAAGACAAATACGAACAAAGCCTTGATGAACTGACCGCACTTGCTGAAAAACTGAAAGAAGGTTTTGTTAAAAATGTGAATAATGTAAAGGAAAAAGCGACGTCAGTTGCTGATAATGTGAATGATAAGGTTCGCAATGTTGCCAACAACAACGCATAGCTACCATCGTATGACCATATCGGGGTTGCTTCTTTACCGGAGCAACCCTTTTTTATGAAATTCATTACGGAATTTCATCGATGATCTTTTTAATTACCGGACTGATGCGATCTTGAAATTGTTCATCCTTGCCGGACAGTATCCCCTCTGCGCCACCCTGCCACATCAGCTTGTTGTTTGCCGCATCCACCAGGTCCAGAATAATTGTTCCCTCCCGGTACTTTCCCACTACCACTTCCTGGCTTTTCCACGAATACCGCCGCTGGCCCATGTACCTTGGATAGCCGTCGGTGCGGTAGTCGGTCTGGCGGGTTTGCAGCTTTTCCTCTACTGAAATGGCAATGTTGATTTTCAAACCCGGGTCACGTGCTTCGTCAAGTCCTTTTGCCTGCAGATTCTTGGAGATCTCATTTCTGATGATACCGATATTCTTTTCAAAGTTCTCCGGAATGGTATCGCCCGTTGCCTCGATATCGTAAAAACCGAATGTAGTAAAGTCAGAAAGGTGAAAGCCGGCTTCTTTCTTCGTTTT harbors:
- a CDS encoding type II toxin-antitoxin system VapC family toxin is translated as MNVLFDTNIILSIVRAVDYAGLINFLNPKDYPIYSSVVCEGEIKSLALQNKCGTGRMNLLENILDQINIIDISRLCINIYTEIDAFSQLRNPDFKDYGFLTPRNMGKNDLWIASLSALLGLQLVTTDSDFDHLHSVFFEVRKIDQGLLLPFFQPST
- a CDS encoding aminotransferase class IV gives rise to the protein MPHTLCIETICIENRQFRNLPYHEARLNRTRRELWGYHDMWNLAELVSIPDTVDHTLHKCRIAYGKEIDDVRWETYTFRQIRQIRRMYSDTIDYRYKYDDRMELNALFSARRNADEILIIKNGLVTDSLYCNVAFYDGNTWLTPSTPLLPGTQRAALLNRGMIREAIIREADIGQYSRIKLFNAMIDWDNAPELDVCEILQS
- a CDS encoding aminodeoxychorismate synthase component I, with protein sequence MTSSKDIFRQNLNEWGRRRIPFVFLIDYLAEKPLAWQVADADAAMVRFDLNGFSNDAVKMPAEPPGSFYFHKKPQSLDDYLPKFNQVKARLKAGDSFLVNLSQPTHIETNLTLSEIYDYSDAPYRMWYRDQFVCFSPEIFIKITGSRISAFPMKGTIDAAIPDAAQVILNDFKEAAEHATIVDLIRNDLSMVAQKVWVERYRYIDQLNTSEKTLLQVSSKIAGALPDDFERNFGDLLLRLLPAGSITGAPKPSTMRIIREAEGYERGYYTGVMGYFDGENFESAVMIRFIEKESEKLVFKSGGGITALSKAADEYQEMIDKVYLPFRHAPHPVH
- a CDS encoding YpdA family putative bacillithiol disulfide reductase, which translates into the protein MHIYDVIVIGGGPCGLAMGVELAKSGLDYLILEKGNLTESIRRYPRRMRFFSTAENIEIGGIPFAISEVKANRNEALQYYRKVAGYYHLNFKLFVDVDRAEKQSDGTFHVYTHDGQTFHSRNVVLATGYFDVPRMLNVPGENLPHVSHYYDEPFKYSYTNVVLVGGSNSSVEAALELYRHDAHVTIVHKEADFRTKVKYWLVPDVKNRVKEGKIHTRFNSITKAIEPGRMLIENIETGETEWLPADFVFLLVGYLPDEHLLARCGVTLDPVTKVPVFNPEHYETNVPGLYLCGTVMAGVFTEKVFIENGREHAAAIADHLSGREVRKVKELIDRI
- a CDS encoding WD40/YVTN/BNR-like repeat-containing protein; translated protein: MKSPRFLSIVTSFLICIAPFFASAQWKILDIKTGIHMRAVHAVSSNTCWIGGTKGTVLKTADSGRSWRTFRLPDADSLDFRDVHAFDKDVAVAMSAGESDKDKARIYRTEDGGSTWSLVYRSTQAGVFLDGIDFWDKNRGICLGDPVDGRLLILTTEDGGKTWQELPQEARPQAEPGEACFAASGTSIFATGKGVVYIGTGGSRFARVFRSEDYGRTWQVSATPLPAGSTSGIFGLHFWSRKNGIAVGGDYKRTTDSAQNVLLTTDGGITWKLSGMTRPAGLKEAVGIYHKTNATWNGDTQIRADNYTLVATGPSGSSYSLDRGKSWHVLGKEGFHAVSFAGNVGYAVGANGLIGKIEKISTKKGKRKLVIVDE
- a CDS encoding YtxH domain-containing protein; translated protein: MNKDEKFLIGAVGALLTGLAIGLLVAPKNGKETRKLLKDKAGDLGGTAKDKYEQSLDELTALAEKLKEGFVKNVNNVKEKATSVADNVNDKVRNVANNNA
- a CDS encoding DUF4136 domain-containing protein; this translates as MKTLQPALLLCLALAMLACGPSYKTLKTKKEAGFHLSDFTTFGFYDIEATGDTIPENFEKNIGIIRNEISKNLQAKGLDEARDPGLKINIAISVEEKLQTRQTDYRTDGYPRYMGQRRYSWKSQEVVVGKYREGTIILDLVDAANNKLMWQGGAEGILSGKDEQFQDRISPVIKKIIDEIP